One Longimicrobium terrae genomic window, CCGCGCGCGGGTTCGTCGGGAGCGGAGTCGGCCATGGGGCAGGAACGGCGATGGAGGAGCGCGGACCGCGTATCGCCGGGAAGGTCGCGCGGGCGGGGAGGGCGGGCAAGGGTGCTTCGGGCGGCTCGGGCGCGCTTCCGGTGAATGCGGGTGTGGCCCTCACCCCGCGTGCTGCGCACGACGACCCTCTCCCACGAACGGATGTGGGAGAGGGAGCACACACCAGAATCGTGCGTTCCGGATGGTGACGTGCGGCGGCGGGCTCCCCCCTCCCCCCAGCCCCCTCGCCCCGCAAGCGGGGGAGGGGGAGCCGTTCGGTGCGGAGGCGGGGCCGGTGCGCGTCCCCGGTTACCGCTCCGCGGTGAGAACCTCCTTGGCCGACACGAATCAGGCCGCGGCAGACTGCATCCTCAACCGACGTCAGGCTCCGCGCAGTTGAAGCCCCGAACGTGGACGCGACAGCGGCCACGTGTCGGGGGTTACCGCTGTTTGAGCGGCGGATTTATTCGCTCAGGAGAGCCGCGGAAGCGTCCGATGGCGTGGTCGATCCCCGGGGCTGGGGTTTCTTTCTCCCGCATCTCTCCGTGCGCACGGACGCACGGACGCACAGAGAGATGCGTAGATGAAGGGCACCGCGGTCCATCAACCCAAACTGCGCGCGTCAGATGCCGCTGGGAAAGGTCTCGGGCGGCTCGTCGTTGACCCACAGGGGCGTGCGCTCCAGCGGGTGCAGGGCGCGTGTGGTGTCGAAGTGGATCACGCCGTCGAACTGCTCGGAGAGCGACGCGTGGAAGTAGTGGCTCCAGCGCTCCGTCTCCGGCTTGTAGATCACCCCGATCGCCCGCTCCAGCCGGTCCGGGCGCAGCGCATCGGCCACGGCGCCGTCCGTGATCGGCAGAAAGAAGTTGGGGATGCCCGCCTGATGGAAGAGCGCTTCGTAGCTCCCCTCCATCCCCGGCCGCACCTTCTTGCGCTCGGCGGGCGCGTCCCACTCCGACGCGGCGGTCACCGTGCCGGTGTAGGTGCTGAAGCCGATGAGCCGCGCGCGGTCGCCGTGCCGCTCGCGCATGAGCTGGCCCACGCTCCACTCGCCCTCGCGCCCCATCTGCGTGGCGCTCGCATCGCCCAGGTGGGAGTTGTGTTCCCACACCACGATCCGCGGCGCGATCCCCTTGCTCTCCAGGTGCGCGGCCAAGGCATCCAGCGTATCCGCCATGTGGCAGTCGCGCAGGTTCCACGACGACACGCGCGCGGCGAACATGCTGCGGTAATATTCCTCCGCGTTCTTTACCAGCCGCGCGTTCTGCTCCGCGAAGAACAGCTCGTCCTCCGCGCCGCCCACGGAATCGCCGGCTCGTGCGCGAAGCTCCTGCAGCTGCCGGACAGCTTCGTCTTCGCACGCGCGGGTGATGCCCAGTTCCGCCGCGTACCCGTACGACTGCGGATCGCCGCCGCCCACGCGGTGAAAGCAGCCGTAGCGCTCGCGCGCGCGGCGGGCCGCCTCGGGATCCACCTCATCCAGGTACCCGATCACCGCTTCGATGGAAGAGAACATCGAGTACAGGTCCACGCCGTAGAAGCCGGCCTGGGTTCCGTCATCCCCCAGCCCCGCGTTGTGGTCGCGCAGCCAGGCGACGAGCTCCACGATGTCGTCGTTGCGCCACATCCACTGCGGAAACCGCTTGAACCCGCCCAGCGCCTGTTCCGGCGTGGCGTCGTCGCCCATGCCGCGCACGTAGCGGTTCACGCGGTACGCATCCGGCCAGTCCGCCTCCACGGCCACGGCGGTGAACCCGCGTTCGGTGATCAGCCGCCTGGTGATTTCGGCGCGGGCGCGGTAGAACTCGTGCGTGCCGTGCGTCGCCTCGCCCAGCAGCACGAACTGCGCGTCGCCCACCAGATCCAGCAGCGCGTCCCAGTTCCCCTCCGGCCCCGCCAGCGGGATCGCGGCCGCCCGGATCGCCGCCAGCGCCGCCTCGTCGTTCCGCTCCTCCACCCGTCTCGCCATCTGCCTCCCTCCCGTTCGCGTGGATCGCGGCGGGCGCGCACCGTCCATGCCACCCCGAGCACAGCGTTGGGCGTGGATGACGGACGTGCCCGGCGAGCGTAACGGCCCGCGTCTCGCTACTATCCCGCCGGTCGGCGCGGCTGAGTTTTCGGTTTACCGTGGATGGGGATGATGAGCGGATCGGGCGTGCGGCGGATGATGGGGTTGGCGATGGTGACGGCGGTGACGGCGGTGGCGGCTTCGGTGGATGCGGCCGCGGCGCAGCGGGCGGAGCTGGCGGGATGGGCGCGGATGGCGGCGGACACGTTCACGGACGGCCCGCCCTCCGGCCAGTTCGACGCGCAGGGTGTGCGTGCGTCCTCACCGCGCTTTCCGTCGCAGCCGGTGCAGGGGTTCAGCGGAATCCAGTTCGGGCCCGCGTGTGGCGCTTTCTGGTCGACGGGAGACAACGGCTTCGGCACCCGCGCCAACAGTCCGGACGCGCTGCTCCGCATCTACCGTCTGACGCCGGAGTTCCAGACCGCGCGCGGCGGCGCGGGCCGGCTGCGCAGCGACGGCTTCATCCCGCTGGCGGACCCGGACAGGCGCGTTCCCTTTCTTCTCGTTCGCGAATTCGTCGGCGACCGGCTGCTCACCGGCGGCGACCTGGACCCGGAGTCCATCGTCGCGGCGCTGGACGGCACGTTCTGGCTGGGCGACGAGTTCGGCCCGTTTCTGCTGCACGTTTCGGCGGACGGACGGCTGCTCGCGCCGCCCATCCCGCTTCCCAACGGCGCCGCGGGGACGGTACGCTCGCCGCAGAATCCCGCGCTGACGGCCACGGGCACGGCGCCGGGCGCGGCGGGCGGCGCCAACCTGGGCGGCTCGCGCGGGGTGGAAGGAATGGCGCGCATGCCGGAGAGCGGAGGCCTGCTCGCGCTGCTGGAGGGTACGGTGGCGGGCGACCCCGCGGGCCGGCTGCGGTTGTACACGTTCGATCCCGCGCGCGGCACCTTCGGCGACACCATCCGCTACTTTCCGCTGGATGACCCGTCGCACTCCATCGGCGACATGGCGGCGGTGAACGAGCACGAGTTCCTGATCGTGGAGCGCGACAACGCGTTCGGCGACAGCGCCGCGTTCAAGCGCGTCTTCCGCGTCGACCTGGCGCGCGCGGACGCGGAGGGCGTGGTATCCAAGGAACTCGTGGCGGACCTGCTGGACATCGCCAATCCGCACCGCCTGGGCGGATTCGGCACGACGTACCGGCTGCCGTACATCACCATCGAGAACCTGCTGGTGATGGACAGCCGCACGCTTCTGGTGATGAACGACAACAACTATCCCGCCACCGGCGGGCGCGGGCGCGACGTAAAGGACGCGACGGAGATGATCCTTATCCGCCTTGCGCGGCCGTTGAACCTGGCGCGCGGCGTGGGCCGGCCGGCGGAGTGTGCGGACCCGCTCGCGGGAGCACGCCGATGACGGATTCCGGTACCATGCGTCCCGGCCTGCCGCGCCTGTCGTTCTTCTGCGAACTGCGGCCGGAGCCGCTGGCGCGCCTGTTCGCCGACGCGCGCGTCCCCCTCCTTCTGGCCGAGCTGGAGGCGACGGTCACGCTGGGGTTGATGGACCTGAGCGACGAGCGCGCCGCCGTCGTTCGCATGCTGAACGAGCGCGGGATTCCGCTGAACGCGTGGATTCTGCTGTCTGAAGAGGGCGGGTACTGGTGCCACAGCGGCAACGGCGGCGAGGTCTGCGCGCGTTATGACGAGTTCCGCGCGTGGACGGAGCGGCACGGGCTGCGGTGGGAGCGCGTGGGCATCGACATCGAGCCCAGCATTCACGACGTCCGCGACGCGCGCGCCAACCCGTGGACGCTGCTCACGCGCGGCGTTCCGCGGCTGTTCGCCCGCATCGACGAGGCGCGCGCCACGTACGAGGGGCTGGTCGCCAGCATTCGCGCGGACGGCTATCCCGTGGATGCGTACGTGTTTCCGTTCATCCACCACGAACGGCGCGCGGGGACGGCGGCGCTTCAGCGGCTGACGGGAATGCTGGACGTGGCGGTGGACCGCGAGGTGT contains:
- a CDS encoding erythromycin esterase family protein, which produces MARRVEERNDEAALAAIRAAAIPLAGPEGNWDALLDLVGDAQFVLLGEATHGTHEFYRARAEITRRLITERGFTAVAVEADWPDAYRVNRYVRGMGDDATPEQALGGFKRFPQWMWRNDDIVELVAWLRDHNAGLGDDGTQAGFYGVDLYSMFSSIEAVIGYLDEVDPEAARRARERYGCFHRVGGGDPQSYGYAAELGITRACEDEAVRQLQELRARAGDSVGGAEDELFFAEQNARLVKNAEEYYRSMFAARVSSWNLRDCHMADTLDALAAHLESKGIAPRIVVWEHNSHLGDASATQMGREGEWSVGQLMRERHGDRARLIGFSTYTGTVTAASEWDAPAERKKVRPGMEGSYEALFHQAGIPNFFLPITDGAVADALRPDRLERAIGVIYKPETERWSHYFHASLSEQFDGVIHFDTTRALHPLERTPLWVNDEPPETFPSGI
- a CDS encoding esterase-like activity of phytase family protein, encoding MSGSGVRRMMGLAMVTAVTAVAASVDAAAAQRAELAGWARMAADTFTDGPPSGQFDAQGVRASSPRFPSQPVQGFSGIQFGPACGAFWSTGDNGFGTRANSPDALLRIYRLTPEFQTARGGAGRLRSDGFIPLADPDRRVPFLLVREFVGDRLLTGGDLDPESIVAALDGTFWLGDEFGPFLLHVSADGRLLAPPIPLPNGAAGTVRSPQNPALTATGTAPGAAGGANLGGSRGVEGMARMPESGGLLALLEGTVAGDPAGRLRLYTFDPARGTFGDTIRYFPLDDPSHSIGDMAAVNEHEFLIVERDNAFGDSAAFKRVFRVDLARADAEGVVSKELVADLLDIANPHRLGGFGTTYRLPYITIENLLVMDSRTLLVMNDNNYPATGGRGRDVKDATEMILIRLARPLNLARGVGRPAECADPLAGARR